Part of the Imperialibacter roseus genome, AAAACCGCCGGACGCTTCAACTTCGACTACACCCGCTGAAGCGCCACAAGAAGTATCCGTCGAACCAAGTAAAGTCAGTGTTAGCCCGGATCCGGTACAGTCTTTATCGATCAAATCAGCTTCCTGACCACAGGAGGTCACGGTGAGTAGCAAAAGCAACAAAACAAATTTAGTTAAGTGATTGGCATCCATTCCTGCAAAACAGGAATACCATGAAATTGTTTCGCTAGCGGGCGGTCAGGTAAAAAAAAGATTTGTAGAGCTAGTTAAATAGTGCTCCGTCATCTACCCAGCAGGCTATTTGCTCAATTTCGTCATTTGTTAAACTGCCAACCTTAGGCATCACTCGTGCCTGGGTGAGCCCCTTGATGTCAGCCGCTGATTTTTTGATGTTGGCAAACACCTTAAAGCTGATGCTACCCGAACCATCATGACAAGTGTTGATGATACAGCTATTCTCGATGATAGGCTGTATCGATTCTTTGAAAGAAATTCCAGATGAGATATGCACCGTCACAGCTCTGCGACAGTACAATGAGTCCATCACGGAGACTGAGTAAATACCAGGTCTCAAGCTATGAAACACACCCGTTTTCTGTGCTGGTCCGTCATTTAAGAAAAATGTTTTATCGCCCAAACCACCAGATGAAAATACTTCGATCTGCCCATTTGGAATGCCGCAATCTGTGGACGTTACATTAATAATGGATATGGCCAACCCTGACCTTTCACAATCTGAAGTGGCAGGATCCAGAGGATCCAGGCAACCGCCTGTGGCAACAAGCAAAAGCATGATAAAGAACTGACCGAATTGCTTTCTCATTATTCAATCAATTTAAATGAATTTCTATTGACCCCCAAAAGAAAAAAGTCCCCGACTATCATCGGGGACTTTCTACTATCTATTTGATTTATGGTTTATTGAAATCAATTCACATCCCACCAAACTCTTGTGGTTGGCTGGTCAGGCAAAGTAGCTCCGGCACTTATATTTTCCGAATTAACAGCTACTTCGTGTGTTGGAAGCCTCAGTTTGACTGGAATAGTGCCTCCAGTCACATTACCTTGATAGTTGACAGGAACTAACACTGGAAATCCAGTTCTTCTCCAATCAGACCATGCTTCCCACCAGTTGAAAAATTTACTCACCCACATTTGGTTACCAATCATTTCAAGACCGGCTGCACCACCAGTGTAGGGGTGGGCGGCAAGATAGGCGTCCACCTGGGCATCAGTAACAGAAAGAGCCTCTTCAACGTCTGGGTCACCCTGTGCATAAGGAGTGTACATTTGCATAGCAGCACGAACACCAGCATTGTAATGAGCAGCAGCACCCGTTACGCCACCTATTCCACGCTCAGCTGCTTCAGCAAGTAGGAACTCTACTTCGGCATAATTCATCAGCATGTACGGATCGTTATCGTCAAGCAGAGCAACATTAATGGAAGAGAAAACAGAACTAGGGCTCAATGTAGGGTCACCAAACTTCTCGCCAATATAAGCACCTATGGTACCTCCATCTTGTCCGTTTGGCATACCTTCCTGAACTAGCGGATCCTTGTCTCCGCCTACGCCATCGGTAAAGATGAGAAGCCTTGGATCATCATCTGCTGTGCTGGCAGCATTTGCCCCCTTGAGCATGTCAATAAAAGTCTTGCTCAGGATGGATGGTTGCCCACCGTCACCCGAAGCAAATGCTCTCGAAATACCGTTCTGGTTAGTCCACTCACTTGGGCCTAAGTCCATTGGTACCCATGTGTTGTCGTCGTTGCTCGTGAAAACGCCACCAGAAACAGCCTTGCTTACATACGTGGCTGCAGTGGTCGCATCCGCATTAGAGATACGCATGGCCAACCGAAGCATCAGAGAGTAACCCCACTTCTTCCATTTGGTAACGTCACCGTTATAGTACAAATCAGCCGCAGCAAAGCCCTCGTCAGGATTGGAAGCACTCAAAGCAGCCGTTGCTTCATCCAATTCCTTCAACAAGTCCATATAGATGGTTTGCTGATCGTCGTACTCAGGAAGGAAAGTACCCTGTATTCCTCTTAATGCGTCGGTATAAGGAATATTACCATAATAATCGGTAAGTCTGTGGAAATTAAACGCACGAAGGATTCTAGCGGCTTCACGCATGTTCTTTCTCTGACCTGCCTCAAACCCGTCAGGGCCGGTTTGTCTGAGAACCTCAGCAAGGTTCTTCAACTGATCACCATAGATAAACTCCCATGGTGCGTTGTAGGATTCAACGTTGTCAGTGTATTTGTCACCGGGAGCTATACCGCCACTAACGTTGGCCAGCTGCTGAATAGCATGGGCACACAGGCCAATGTTTGTTCTCCAGTCAATATAGCGGTTGTCTCCAGCTGAGCCACCCGCTGCAGTACCAAGCTGAGCCGCCGTAAACAAATAATTCATGTTTACCTGATTAAGGGCCTGGGGGTTGATATTCAACTCATGCAATTCATCCGTATCGCAACTTGCCGTGAATACAAATATTGCGGCAGAGGCGATGATGATCTTATTTATTTTATTTCTAACGTATTTCATTTCTTAGCTATTTAATGGTTAGAATCCTACTCTTAAGTTGACACCGTAGCTACGAGTAGTAGGCATCGCAAAATACTCAAGGCCCTGTGCACCAGCATTAGCTGAATAGGCAGATTCAGGATCTACGTTGTCGATATTCTTGAAAAGAATAGCGAGGTTTCTTCCCACAAAAGAAAGTGACACATTTTGGAAGGGAGTATTCTCAAGCATAGTTCTTGGCAAGCTGTAGCCCAAAGTCAATTGTCTCAACTTCATAAAAGAAGCGTCGTACAGGAACATGCTGGAGATGGCAGTGCTTTCGCCACCCACTGAACCCCAATAGCTGTTTGCTTCATGTGGAGTAAGGTCTCTGTCAACAGGGGTGAATGTACCATCACCGTTGTCTGTAACACCCTTGATATGTAGTGGTTTTTCACCCTCACGTCCGATAAGTGATTGCTGATGCAATCCCCACTGGGTCAAACGGTTGTTTGTTCCAGAGAAGATATCTCCGCCAAGCTTGATGTCAATCAACATGCTTAGGTTAACACCTTTCCAGGAAACAGAGTTGTTGATACCACCTGTCCAGTCAGCCAAACCATTGCCAATAGGAACGTAAGTGGTTGATGCCAATGGTCTGCCATCCGGAAGGAAAATAGGGTCTCCATTAGGGCTCATCTGCTGTACCCGGCCAGTGATGGTACCAAAGGGCTGGCCTACAATGTGCTTAATGAATACGTTTCTGGTACGTGGCTCTTCCAGCGTGAACTCAGTCACTCCATCTACAAGGTTTATCACTTTGTTGACGTTTTTAGCCAGGTTCACAGAAATGTCCCAGGTCACTTCGCCTCTTACGGGTGTACCAGTCAAAAGAAGCTCAACACCCTTGTTCTGCAACTCACCAACGTTTACGTTAGTTGAACCAAAACCAGATGCTCTGGAGATGGTTACGCCCAAAATATCATCGGTTGTTGTTTGATGATAGTAGGCAAAGTCAACGCCAAATCTGTTGTCGAAGAACTTGGTATCGAAGCCTATTTCAAATTCAGTAGAAAGTGCCGGCTGCAACTGAGGGTTAGGAATATTTCCGTTGTTTCCACCTGCTGAAGAGAACGTTCCCATCGTACGCCCTAAGTGAGAGTTACCATTCAATGAATATGTTAGGTTCGCCGCATAAGGGTTGATATTTACGATACCCACTTGTGCCCACGAAGCTCTTGCTTTACCAAAGCTCAACCAGCTAGGCAGGCCTGTGAATGCGTCAGAGAATACAAAGCTAGCACCTACTGACGGATACAAAATGCTATTGTACTCAGGATTCAATACAGAGAACCAGTCGTTTCTGGCAGTAGCAGTTAAGAATAAGTAACCGTTATAACCGATCTCAGCTGAACCGAACATAGAATTGATGCCAGATTCAGAGAAGCCATAACCGTAGTTTCTGGTTGCGGCGTTGTTGATCGCAGGGAAGAAGTCCACGTTAAAGCCATTGCCATTGGCTGCGATTCTTTCACTCGACCTGCGCATCACGTTACCACCAACGAATGCATTGACACTAAACTGGCTGAAAGTTTTGTTTCCGCCCAATATCCACTGAGTGTTGGTTTCACGCACACGATCCTCGCCTTCAGACATGGATCCGCCCAGCTGGTAGCCTGTTCCCTGAGGAGTCAAAGACTTGTCTCTTCTTGTGTACCAGTCCATCTGGATACTTCCTGAAGCATACAACCAATCGGTAATGTCATAACGCACCTCACCAGAACCGATCAAACGGTCTCTTGTATCGTCGTTGATGAACTGTTCAGTAGCCCAGTAAGGGTTCTGTCCCCAGTTGTTAGCTGCAGGTAGCAACTCCTGACCTGGTCTTCTGGCATTGGCATCGCTTCCTTGTCCGTAAATTATCAACTGTTCCTGAGTTGTGCCTTCGGGAATAGCCCCAAGCTTGTTAGGGTCGCCTTTGTACGTTTCTACATTGACGTTGCCTGGTGTTCTCCAAATGGACTGAACGGCATTTCCTGGCGAATCGGACAGCACCGGACGGTTATGCGCAGTTTCATGGGTATACATCATTTTTGATGTCACAGTTAACTTGTCTGCAAACCTTGAGCTTGTAGACAATGTAAGGTTAGTTCTGTCGTACCCGGAATTAGGGATGATACTATTACTTCTCAGGTCAGCCGCTGACAATCTGAAAGTTTGCTTGTCACTTCCACCACTGATAGACACA contains:
- a CDS encoding SusD/RagB family nutrient-binding outer membrane lipoprotein, translating into MKYVRNKINKIIIASAAIFVFTASCDTDELHELNINPQALNQVNMNYLFTAAQLGTAAGGSAGDNRYIDWRTNIGLCAHAIQQLANVSGGIAPGDKYTDNVESYNAPWEFIYGDQLKNLAEVLRQTGPDGFEAGQRKNMREAARILRAFNFHRLTDYYGNIPYTDALRGIQGTFLPEYDDQQTIYMDLLKELDEATAALSASNPDEGFAAADLYYNGDVTKWKKWGYSLMLRLAMRISNADATTAATYVSKAVSGGVFTSNDDNTWVPMDLGPSEWTNQNGISRAFASGDGGQPSILSKTFIDMLKGANAASTADDDPRLLIFTDGVGGDKDPLVQEGMPNGQDGGTIGAYIGEKFGDPTLSPSSVFSSINVALLDDNDPYMLMNYAEVEFLLAEAAERGIGGVTGAAAHYNAGVRAAMQMYTPYAQGDPDVEEALSVTDAQVDAYLAAHPYTGGAAGLEMIGNQMWVSKFFNWWEAWSDWRRTGFPVLVPVNYQGNVTGGTIPVKLRLPTHEVAVNSENISAGATLPDQPTTRVWWDVN
- a CDS encoding SusC/RagA family TonB-linked outer membrane protein, encoding MKNNYLLISLSLLFFLACSTAFAQQRTVSGKVVDPNGTGFPGVNVIIKGTATGTTTNADGEYKIAVPDNNTVLVYSFIGYSAQEVTVGSRSVLDITLAEDVTQLSEVVVTALGVERSVKALQSSVTTVSGDNFTQARENNLGNALSGRIAGVNVSKISGGPAGSSRIVIRGNKTLGGQNQPLYVIDGVPMDNSGFGQAGLWGGRDEGDGLTSINPDDIESITVLKGASAAALYGSRAGNGVINVVTKKGTKRKGLGIEFNSNYVAETAINLSDLQKEYGTGNYVDQSNDGIRNGVATKPRDAREAFGWGNVAWGPKFDGSQVLQFDGVARPYSYQGDNWKRFYQTGNALTNSVSISGGSDKQTFRLSAADLRSNSIIPNSGYDRTNLTLSTSSRFADKLTVTSKMMYTHETAHNRPVLSDSPGNAVQSIWRTPGNVNVETYKGDPNKLGAIPEGTTQEQLIIYGQGSDANARRPGQELLPAANNWGQNPYWATEQFINDDTRDRLIGSGEVRYDITDWLYASGSIQMDWYTRRDKSLTPQGTGYQLGGSMSEGEDRVRETNTQWILGGNKTFSQFSVNAFVGGNVMRRSSERIAANGNGFNVDFFPAINNAATRNYGYGFSESGINSMFGSAEIGYNGYLFLTATARNDWFSVLNPEYNSILYPSVGASFVFSDAFTGLPSWLSFGKARASWAQVGIVNINPYAANLTYSLNGNSHLGRTMGTFSSAGGNNGNIPNPQLQPALSTEFEIGFDTKFFDNRFGVDFAYYHQTTTDDILGVTISRASGFGSTNVNVGELQNKGVELLLTGTPVRGEVTWDISVNLAKNVNKVINLVDGVTEFTLEEPRTRNVFIKHIVGQPFGTITGRVQQMSPNGDPIFLPDGRPLASTTYVPIGNGLADWTGGINNSVSWKGVNLSMLIDIKLGGDIFSGTNNRLTQWGLHQQSLIGREGEKPLHIKGVTDNGDGTFTPVDRDLTPHEANSYWGSVGGESTAISSMFLYDASFMKLRQLTLGYSLPRTMLENTPFQNVSLSFVGRNLAILFKNIDNVDPESAYSANAGAQGLEYFAMPTTRSYGVNLRVGF